A section of the Streptomyces sp. CG1 genome encodes:
- a CDS encoding HPP family protein: MIENPVVRSLMDTAPYSVGEDETLLMAWEVLERSGQRALPVVRTDGCCAGVLDRAELAVACAGDVLSRRRVRDLVRSRRTARIHPEESVSHAAAVMTEEDTDALPVTDGHGQLVGLLTSRDYVAAAAGLHHRAAAAAAAVAERPARVTLPGLPPHPEVGERGIVIP; encoded by the coding sequence GTGATTGAGAACCCTGTGGTGCGGAGTCTGATGGACACCGCGCCGTACTCGGTTGGTGAGGACGAGACGCTGCTGATGGCCTGGGAAGTACTGGAACGATCGGGACAGCGAGCCCTGCCCGTGGTCCGCACGGACGGCTGCTGCGCCGGAGTACTGGACCGGGCCGAACTTGCTGTGGCCTGCGCAGGGGATGTGTTGTCCCGGCGAAGGGTGCGCGATCTCGTGCGCTCCCGCCGGACCGCGAGGATCCACCCGGAGGAGTCCGTGTCGCACGCGGCAGCCGTCATGACGGAGGAGGACACCGACGCCCTGCCGGTCACAGACGGGCATGGACAACTGGTGGGGCTGCTCACGTCCCGGGACTATGTGGCCGCCGCGGCAGGACTGCACCATCGCGCGGCCGCAGCCGCGGCCGCGGTCGCGGAGAGGCCCGCACGGGTCACGTTGCCCGGACTACCGCCGCATCCCGAAGTGGGCGAGCGCGGAATCGTCATTCCCTAG